The following are encoded in a window of Marinitoga sp. 1197 genomic DNA:
- a CDS encoding DUF1987 domain-containing protein yields the protein MEKLIIKPTKSTPEIIFDPEKNVLSIKGESYPENSFDFYNPIFEWLENYINNLDAETEVIFNFDISYLNTSSTKSIMFILDILEEAYNKNKNVKINWYYDEDNEFSYEIAENFMEDLTIPFTLIKK from the coding sequence ATGGAAAAATTAATTATTAAACCAACTAAATCCACACCAGAAATAATATTTGATCCTGAAAAAAACGTCTTATCTATTAAAGGTGAATCATATCCAGAAAATTCCTTTGATTTTTATAATCCTATATTTGAATGGTTAGAAAATTATATAAATAATTTAGATGCTGAAACAGAAGTTATTTTTAATTTTGATATTAGTTATTTAAATACCAGTAGCACAAAATCAATTATGTTTATATTAGATATTTTAGAAGAAGCTTATAACAAGAATAAAAATGTGAAAATTAATTGGTATTATGATGAAGATAATGAATTTTCTTATGAAATAGCGGAAAATTTCATGGAAGATTTAACCATACCATTTACACTAATAAAAAAATAG
- a CDS encoding SiaB family protein kinase — translation MNPKNILEIKDKIRKNNIIMSFIGPFSQGIIEEIGRALREYIKKDKNHNTSSNNIFSVFIEQSQNIKNYERILSKKEINHVFLESIILIGKNEQNYFISSGNIVKKEDIQNLKERIDEINSLSKDEIKLLYKKRLREKFKSETGGAGLGFLEMAKRASNKFEYDFIKLDNNYYYFILIITV, via the coding sequence TTGAATCCGAAAAACATTCTTGAGATTAAAGATAAAATTCGAAAAAATAACATTATTATGAGTTTTATAGGACCATTTTCTCAAGGTATAATAGAAGAAATTGGAAGAGCATTGAGAGAATATATAAAAAAAGATAAAAATCATAACACATCTTCTAACAATATTTTTTCTGTATTTATTGAACAAAGTCAAAATATTAAAAACTATGAACGAATTTTATCTAAAAAAGAAATCAATCATGTATTTTTAGAATCGATAATATTAATTGGAAAAAATGAACAAAACTATTTTATCAGTTCTGGAAATATTGTAAAAAAAGAGGATATACAAAATCTTAAAGAGCGTATAGATGAGATAAATTCTTTAAGTAAAGATGAAATTAAATTATTATATAAAAAACGATTAAGAGAAAAATTTAAAAGCGAAACCGGCGGTGCTGGCTTGGGATTTCTTGAAATGGCTAAAAGGGCTTCAAATAAATTTGAATATGATTTTATTAAACTCGATAATAATTATTATTATTTTATTCTAATAATAACGGTCTAA
- a CDS encoding GGDEF domain-containing protein has protein sequence MLEEYKKILDEYYKLISIADIQDNYLFELKKKLERKNIYLKNLSEKDKLTGLYNRLKFDEIINYQIDLYKREGRKFSLIMMDLDNFKEINDTFGHNIGDKILMEFSNILRKNLRKIDFVFRWGGDEFLIILPNTNLKSAIKVAHKLKKIILLDENLKNITASIGLTVYSGENIDEIINIADTALYNSKNSGRNKIFFYQRGEFFESEKHS, from the coding sequence TTGTTAGAAGAATATAAAAAGATTCTTGATGAATATTATAAATTAATTAGTATTGCAGATATTCAAGATAACTATCTTTTTGAGTTAAAGAAAAAGTTGGAAAGAAAAAATATTTATTTAAAAAATTTATCTGAGAAGGATAAATTAACTGGATTGTATAACAGATTAAAATTTGATGAAATTATTAACTATCAAATTGATTTATATAAAAGAGAAGGAAGAAAATTTTCTTTAATTATGATGGATTTAGATAACTTTAAAGAAATTAATGATACTTTTGGCCATAATATAGGTGATAAAATTTTAATGGAATTTTCAAATATATTAAGAAAAAATTTGAGAAAAATCGACTTTGTTTTCAGATGGGGAGGAGACGAATTTTTAATAATCTTACCTAATACCAACTTAAAATCTGCTATAAAAGTAGCTCATAAACTAAAAAAAATAATTTTATTAGATGAAAATTTAAAAAATATAACCGCAAGTATTGGATTAACTGTTTATAGCGGTGAGAACATCGACGAAATAATAAATATAGCTGATACTGCATTATATAATTCAAAAAATTCTGGAAGAAATAAAATATTTTTCTATCAAAGGGGGGAGTTTTTTGAATCCGAAAAACATTCTTGA
- a CDS encoding cache domain-containing protein codes for MINRYKIVFPLLFISMLLIIGIGLFFSINYYNINLSKAQDYIRSENSVVATFIDDYFTELIHFAETFAKDKDFINAGFSKKSEEKVLEILKNYKNSNKNIAYIYTGYKNKKMVINDWEVPKEYDPTIRPWYIEGIKNPKSVYIGTPYKEYKTKKWLISTGKALVNEKNEVVGVLSIDCSISDFVNLINSELSYKTGQTFVINRKGTIILHKNIENINKKFEYIHFVGSKGIIKDNINNKSYYIAYTKLNSSGWYIVTMVEKAEVMSPIYKGVISYSIISISLLLSFVILQSILISNFRLKKLVKERTKELEQKNKRIMDSILYAKNIQNSILPSEKILKNKFKDFFVLWKPSNIVGGDFYWYKERSDGSFYIAVVDCTGHGVPGALMTMTANSILNRIIDDTNLVSPSDILQKLNILFKNTINSYNDDYRYDDGLEIGLCYISNNKLIYSGAGISLYYTEDNKIIRIKGDNKGIGYKRSKIDYIFSEHIIEIESNTNFYITSDGYEDQNNPEGKRLGRKTFINLLNSIYKEPMDKQKEEINKFLKNYMKNEDQRDDITVIGFKL; via the coding sequence ATGATAAACAGATATAAAATCGTTTTCCCATTATTATTTATATCTATGTTATTGATTATAGGGATTGGATTGTTTTTTTCTATTAACTATTATAATATAAATTTAAGCAAAGCGCAAGACTATATTAGAAGTGAGAATTCTGTTGTTGCTACATTCATTGATGATTATTTTACAGAATTAATTCATTTTGCAGAAACATTTGCAAAAGATAAAGATTTTATCAATGCCGGATTTTCTAAAAAAAGTGAAGAAAAAGTTTTAGAAATATTGAAAAATTACAAGAATTCAAATAAAAATATCGCTTACATTTATACTGGTTATAAAAACAAAAAAATGGTTATTAATGATTGGGAGGTACCTAAAGAATATGATCCAACAATTAGACCATGGTATATTGAAGGTATTAAAAACCCTAAGAGCGTATATATTGGAACTCCTTATAAAGAATATAAAACAAAAAAATGGTTAATCTCTACAGGAAAAGCTTTAGTTAATGAGAAAAACGAAGTAGTTGGTGTCTTATCAATAGATTGCTCTATTAGCGATTTTGTAAATTTAATAAATTCCGAATTAAGCTATAAAACAGGACAAACATTTGTTATTAATAGAAAAGGAACTATAATTCTCCATAAAAATATAGAAAATATAAACAAAAAATTTGAATATATTCATTTCGTTGGATCAAAGGGGATTATAAAAGATAATATTAATAATAAGAGCTATTACATAGCTTATACTAAATTAAATTCCTCTGGATGGTATATTGTTACTATGGTAGAGAAAGCTGAAGTTATGTCACCTATATATAAAGGTGTAATTTCTTATTCAATTATATCAATTTCATTACTTCTATCTTTTGTTATATTACAAAGTATATTAATATCTAATTTCAGGTTAAAAAAGTTGGTTAAAGAAAGAACAAAAGAATTAGAACAAAAAAACAAAAGAATTATGGACAGTATCTTATACGCTAAAAATATACAAAATTCCATATTGCCATCTGAAAAAATTCTAAAAAACAAATTTAAAGATTTTTTTGTACTATGGAAACCTTCAAATATTGTGGGTGGTGATTTTTATTGGTATAAAGAAAGAAGTGATGGTTCATTCTATATTGCAGTAGTTGATTGTACCGGCCATGGGGTGCCTGGAGCTTTGATGACAATGACTGCAAATTCTATATTAAACAGAATTATAGACGATACAAATTTAGTTAGTCCTTCAGATATACTTCAAAAATTAAATATTTTATTTAAAAATACTATTAACTCTTATAATGATGATTATAGATATGATGATGGATTGGAAATAGGCCTTTGTTATATTTCGAATAATAAATTAATATATAGTGGAGCTGGTATATCTTTGTATTATACAGAAGATAATAAAATCATAAGAATAAAAGGAGATAATAAGGGTATTGGATATAAAAGATCTAAAATCGATTACATCTTTAGTGAACATATTATTGAAATTGAAAGTAACACGAATTTTTATATAACTTCTGATGGATATGAAGATCAAAATAATCCTGAGGGAAAAAGGTTAGGCAGGAAAACTTTTATTAATTTATTAAATAGCATTTATAAAGAGCCGATGGATAAACAGAAAGAAGAAATTAATAAATTTCTGAAAAATTATATGAAAAATGAAGACCAAAGAGATGATATTACTGTTATAGGTTTCAAATTATAG